The nucleotide window CCCTGAACTCACGAACGAAGTGCAACAACCTGCTAAGGTGTTGCCGCTATGGGAACCCAATACCGACACCTCGATCTTGAAGAGAGGTGTGCGATTGCCAGTCTTGTCGCCGAGGGGCGTTCGATCCGGCAAATCGCAGCAGCTCTGGATCGCTCGACATCGACGATTGCGCGGGAGCTGAGGCGCAACGCGCCGAAGCGGGATGGATACAGGGCGGCCTACGCCGACGAACTGGCCTGGGCGCGGCGCTGGCGTGGGCCGCGCATGGCGCGCCAGCCGGCCCTGCTGCACCATGTCCTGAGCCACCTTGCTATGGGATGGTCGCCCGAACAGATCGCCGGCCGGCTGGCGCTGGACAAGGCTGACATGCGCATCAGCCACGAGTCCATCTACCGCTTCGTCTACGACCAGATCCGCCGCACCAACGACTATCGCTGGCGCCACTATCTGCCGCGCGCCAAGAGCCGCCGCGGACGGCGTCGCAGGCCGCACCGCCCCATGGAGCACATCAAGCACCGCGTGTCCGTGACCCAGCGCCCCGCCTCGGCGACCACGCGCCGGCAGGCCGGGCACTGGGAGGCCGACCTGCTGCATCCCAGGAAGTCCGGCGCGGCGGTGCTGGTCGCCCTGGAGCGGACCTCGCGCCTCATCCTCCTGGCCAAGCAGCCCGGAAAGCAGGCGCAACCGGTCGCGGACCGGTTCAAGGCCTGGTTCCGGATTATCCCGCAACCGCTGCGCCTGTCGCTGACCCAGGACAACGGTCCGGAGTTCTTCCTGCACCACCAACTGCACGAGATGGGCGTGAAGACCTACTTCTGCGATCCTCACAGCCCGTGGCAGAAGGGCGGGGTGGAAAACATGAACGGAAGGCTGAGACGTACGATCCCGCTCGGAACCGACCCCGACAGCTTCTCCGACGACGACCTGCAGGCCCTCGCCGCACGCCTCAACACAACGCCCCGAAAATGCCTCGGCTACAGAACACCCGCCGAGGTCTTCCTAAAACGACTGTTGCACTTCAAATGTGAATCCACCT belongs to Amorphus orientalis and includes:
- a CDS encoding IS30 family transposase; this translates as MGTQYRHLDLEERCAIASLVAEGRSIRQIAAALDRSTSTIARELRRNAPKRDGYRAAYADELAWARRWRGPRMARQPALLHHVLSHLAMGWSPEQIAGRLALDKADMRISHESIYRFVYDQIRRTNDYRWRHYLPRAKSRRGRRRRPHRPMEHIKHRVSVTQRPASATTRRQAGHWEADLLHPRKSGAAVLVALERTSRLILLAKQPGKQAQPVADRFKAWFRIIPQPLRLSLTQDNGPEFFLHHQLHEMGVKTYFCDPHSPWQKGGVENMNGRLRRTIPLGTDPDSFSDDDLQALAARLNTTPRKCLGYRTPAEVFLKRLLHFKCEST